One part of the Thermoanaerobaculia bacterium genome encodes these proteins:
- a CDS encoding pyridoxal-dependent decarboxylase, exosortase A system-associated, with product MKTALGDRRLSRLAKRYGTPYFAYDFDGFDRQARALRDALPRRFEIFYAVKANPSLAVLAAFARRGLGADVASAGEIAAALAAGFPPERLVMSGPAKSDRDLAAAVRAGILAVNVEGPAELDRLQAIAQASKSRMRVQLRLNPRWRRTERIRIIGGPGAGKFGMSVSLAGDVLARRSRWPRLAISGFHVFQASNVLDARAFVGNVRRVLDLALGLARRWDVPLDLIDLGGGFGIPYQPDEKPLDRERLERGLDRVCSEIEGEERFAQTRFLFEPGRYLAGPAGVYVCRVLDVKREAGPSSTVHALVDGGIHHLLRPALVGPQPVRLIPARARRPGRAHPTTIGGPLCTSLDVFAGRVPLPMPEPGDLVAFSQAGAYGYTESMPLFLSHRWPAEIGVRGGLDAPLRTPPTVAELLAAQETPRILFRRS from the coding sequence ATGAAGACCGCGCTCGGCGACCGGCGGCTCTCCCGGCTCGCGAAGCGGTACGGCACGCCGTACTTCGCCTACGACTTCGACGGGTTCGACCGGCAGGCGCGGGCGCTCCGGGACGCCTTGCCGCGCCGGTTCGAGATCTTCTACGCCGTCAAGGCGAACCCTTCGCTCGCGGTGCTCGCGGCGTTCGCGCGCCGGGGCCTGGGCGCCGACGTGGCGTCGGCGGGGGAGATCGCGGCCGCCCTGGCGGCGGGTTTCCCGCCCGAACGGCTCGTCATGTCGGGGCCCGCCAAGAGCGATCGGGACCTCGCCGCCGCCGTGCGCGCGGGCATCCTGGCCGTCAACGTCGAGGGCCCGGCAGAGCTCGACCGGCTCCAGGCGATCGCGCAGGCGTCGAAATCGCGGATGCGCGTGCAGCTCCGGTTGAATCCCCGGTGGAGGCGGACCGAGCGCATCCGGATCATCGGCGGCCCGGGCGCCGGCAAGTTCGGGATGAGCGTCTCGCTCGCGGGCGATGTGCTGGCGCGAAGATCGCGCTGGCCCCGCCTCGCGATCTCGGGCTTCCACGTGTTCCAGGCGTCGAACGTGCTCGACGCGCGCGCCTTCGTCGGCAACGTCCGGCGCGTCCTCGATCTCGCTCTCGGCCTCGCGCGGCGATGGGACGTGCCGCTCGATCTGATCGACCTCGGGGGCGGTTTCGGGATCCCGTACCAGCCCGACGAGAAGCCGCTCGATCGCGAACGCCTCGAGCGCGGCCTCGACCGCGTGTGCTCCGAGATCGAAGGCGAAGAGCGCTTCGCGCAGACGCGATTCCTGTTCGAGCCGGGGCGGTACCTTGCGGGCCCGGCGGGCGTTTACGTCTGCCGCGTCCTGGACGTGAAGCGGGAGGCGGGGCCGTCATCGACGGTCCACGCGCTCGTGGACGGCGGCATCCATCACCTGCTGCGGCCGGCTCTGGTCGGGCCACAGCCCGTGCGCCTGATTCCGGCGCGGGCGCGCCGGCCGGGCCGCGCGCACCCGACCACGATCGGCGGGCCCCTCTGCACCAGCCTCGACGTTTTCGCCGGCCGGGTTCCTCTTCCGATGCCCGAGCCCGGCGATCTCGTCGCGTTCTCGCAGGCGGGGGCCTACGGCTACACGGAGTCGATGCCGCTCTTCCTGTCGCACCGCTGGCCCGCCGAGATCGGCGTGCGGGGAGGCCTCGACGCGCCTCTTCGAACCCCGCCGACGGTCGCCGAGCTGCTCGCGGCGCAGGAGACTCCGCGCATCCTCTTCCGGCGATCCTGA
- a CDS encoding LuxR C-terminal-related transcriptional regulator has protein sequence MDARTGPSRTLDPPSRRRTSPRETIDLLSKSRQAAFGIDSMERIVYWNRSCETLLGHAAPKVLGKHCFDIIAGRDENGNRYCARNCPILPQARNDDDPVRPFTLTLLDAAGRERAIRFRTFVVPSVRAELSVVIHVVAEKGSELSATDAELASLAASAPPARWPMRAAAPVMLTAREKEIVLGFAEGLSTARVAEKLRIAPVTVRNHTQRILLKLDVHSKLAAVVFAYRHQLL, from the coding sequence ATGGACGCGCGAACCGGCCCCAGCCGCACACTCGACCCTCCTTCGCGGCGGCGAACGTCTCCGCGCGAGACGATCGACCTTCTCTCGAAGAGCCGGCAGGCCGCATTCGGAATCGACTCGATGGAGCGGATCGTCTACTGGAACCGTTCCTGCGAGACGCTGCTCGGGCACGCCGCGCCGAAGGTGCTCGGCAAGCACTGTTTCGACATCATCGCCGGGCGCGACGAGAACGGAAACCGGTACTGCGCTCGAAACTGCCCGATATTGCCGCAGGCGCGAAACGACGACGACCCGGTGCGCCCGTTCACGCTGACGCTCCTCGACGCCGCGGGCCGGGAACGCGCGATCCGGTTCCGGACCTTCGTCGTGCCCTCCGTCCGCGCGGAGCTCTCCGTGGTCATCCACGTCGTCGCGGAAAAGGGCTCGGAGCTCTCGGCGACCGACGCCGAGCTCGCGTCGCTCGCGGCGAGCGCGCCCCCGGCGCGCTGGCCGATGCGAGCCGCGGCGCCCGTGATGCTGACTGCCCGCGAGAAAGAGATCGTCCTCGGCTTCGCCGAGGGTCTCTCGACCGCGCGCGTCGCCGAGAAGCTCCGCATCGCGCCCGTGACCGTCCGGAACCACACCCAGCGGATTCTCCTGAAGCTCGACGTCCACTCGAAGCTCGCCGCGGTCGTCTTCGCGTACCGGCACCAGCTGCTGTAG
- a CDS encoding enoyl-CoA hydratase-related protein, translating into MTAIRLDRSASVAVITIDRRDRFNSLDVETAQEFRRAGLQCARDPEVRAVILRGEGGVFCSGADLKYIRAGGDSKDLGYLQDGRPQRGGYGAVFQQILEYIHSAISEIKRAPKAFVAAVDGVAAAGGFGIAMACDLVFASERASFEWAYGKTGLTGAESSTFFLPRLLGLRRAMELVLMNPRLDAKTALEWQLVNAVFPTDGFDDRVLEIARRIAAGPAEALGIAKNLVNQAAGVDRLDFHLDREIEALARIADGADFREGLDAFFEKRAPEFGLK; encoded by the coding sequence ATGACGGCGATCCGGCTCGACCGCTCCGCCAGCGTCGCCGTCATCACGATCGACCGGCGGGACCGGTTCAACTCGCTCGACGTCGAGACCGCGCAGGAGTTCCGCCGCGCCGGACTCCAGTGCGCGCGCGACCCGGAGGTCCGGGCCGTGATCCTGCGCGGCGAGGGCGGCGTCTTCTGCAGCGGGGCGGACTTGAAATACATCCGCGCGGGAGGCGATTCGAAGGACCTCGGATACCTCCAGGACGGCCGGCCGCAGCGCGGCGGCTACGGGGCCGTCTTCCAGCAGATCCTCGAATACATCCACAGCGCGATTTCCGAGATCAAGCGCGCCCCGAAGGCCTTCGTAGCCGCCGTCGACGGTGTCGCGGCCGCCGGAGGGTTCGGGATCGCGATGGCGTGCGATCTCGTCTTCGCCTCCGAGCGCGCGAGCTTCGAGTGGGCCTACGGCAAGACCGGACTCACGGGCGCCGAAAGCTCGACGTTCTTCCTGCCCCGGCTCCTCGGCCTGCGCCGCGCGATGGAGCTCGTTCTGATGAACCCCCGGCTCGACGCGAAAACGGCCCTCGAATGGCAGCTCGTCAACGCGGTCTTCCCGACCGACGGGTTCGACGACCGCGTCCTCGAGATCGCCCGGCGGATCGCCGCCGGGCCCGCCGAGGCGCTCGGAATCGCGAAGAACCTCGTCAACCAGGCCGCGGGCGTCGACCGCCTCGACTTCCATCTCGACCGCGAGATCGAGGCGCTCGCGCGGATCGCCGACGGCGCCGACTTCCGCGAGGGACTCGACGCCTTCTTCGAGAAGCGCGCGCCGGAGTTCGGACTGAAATGA
- a CDS encoding formyltransferase family protein: protein MLTFLRPLRVAVLSSHRCPGAQDLLFDPALGRRWELACAFSSEPDFETRPLFLAADVPFVSYPIRDFYRRRNAPLSDLSVRREYDAAVAALLKMWEPDLLLFSSYLYVATPALLDSAPVGAINVHGSDLCLLGADGRPKYPGLRAVADAILSGERETRATAHWMTEEVDGGPVILRSPAYPVAPFVADLLAAGNRRAVKAYACAHQEWMLADAWGDLARQAIRLAAAGRRAPDAEPVVAVLSAEGA, encoded by the coding sequence ATGCTGACCTTCCTTCGTCCGCTGCGCGTCGCCGTGCTCTCGTCGCACCGCTGCCCCGGCGCGCAGGACCTCCTCTTCGATCCGGCGCTCGGACGCCGATGGGAGCTCGCCTGCGCGTTCTCGAGCGAGCCGGATTTCGAGACGCGCCCGCTCTTCCTCGCGGCGGACGTTCCCTTCGTGTCGTACCCGATCCGCGACTTCTACCGGCGGCGCAACGCGCCTCTCTCGGATCTGTCGGTGCGGCGGGAGTACGACGCCGCGGTGGCCGCCCTCCTGAAGATGTGGGAACCGGACCTCCTCCTCTTCTCGTCGTACCTGTACGTCGCGACCCCGGCGCTCCTCGACTCGGCGCCCGTCGGCGCGATCAACGTCCACGGGAGCGACCTGTGCCTGCTCGGCGCCGACGGCCGGCCGAAATACCCGGGCCTGCGCGCGGTCGCCGACGCGATCCTCTCGGGCGAGCGCGAAACGCGCGCTACCGCCCACTGGATGACCGAGGAGGTCGACGGCGGACCGGTGATCCTCCGATCGCCGGCGTATCCCGTCGCGCCGTTCGTGGCCGACCTGCTCGCGGCCGGAAACCGCCGGGCCGTCAAGGCGTACGCCTGCGCCCATCAGGAGTGGATGCTGGCCGACGCCTGGGGAGACCTCGCGCGCCAGGCGATCCGCCTCGCCGCGGCCGGGCGGCGGGCGCCGGACGCGGAGCCCGTCGTCGCCGTGCTCTCCGCGGAGGGCGCATGA
- the hypE gene encoding hydrogenase expression/formation protein HypE: MKNASLGGSTKTGLALLDDRVTLKQGAGGRAMRALIEDVFLEGAPRLSDKDVGPLAMDDGAALWIGDRWVVVTTDSHVVHPIFFPGGDIGKLSISGTVNDLAMMGATEVLALTCGAIIEEGFPRTDLDRIRASMAETCRESGAPIVTGDTKVMGRGEIDGIVLNTTGVAVTTRIVRDCGLRPGDRIVVTGAIGDHGLAIMAARHQLGLEGDLFSDVAPINGLIRAALDACGAGIVAMKDPTRGGLSSALHEMAGKSRVGILLEETKVPVHDAVRAAGDLLGIDPLNVANEGKAVIGVAPEAAGALLEALRAHPLGREAAIVGTCLAERPGSIILDTGFGRRLLAEPEGEPLPRIC; encoded by the coding sequence ATGAAGAACGCGAGCCTCGGCGGCTCGACGAAAACCGGGCTGGCATTGCTCGACGACCGCGTCACGCTCAAGCAGGGCGCCGGCGGCCGCGCGATGCGGGCGCTGATCGAGGACGTGTTCCTCGAAGGCGCCCCGCGGCTCTCGGACAAGGACGTCGGGCCGCTCGCGATGGACGACGGGGCCGCCCTCTGGATCGGCGACCGGTGGGTCGTCGTGACGACCGACTCGCACGTCGTGCATCCGATCTTCTTCCCCGGCGGAGACATCGGGAAGCTCTCGATCTCGGGGACGGTCAACGACCTCGCGATGATGGGAGCCACGGAGGTGCTCGCGCTGACCTGCGGCGCGATCATCGAGGAAGGGTTTCCGCGGACCGACCTCGATCGCATCCGCGCTTCGATGGCCGAAACCTGCCGGGAGTCGGGCGCGCCGATCGTCACCGGCGACACGAAGGTGATGGGCCGCGGCGAGATTGACGGGATCGTCCTGAACACGACCGGGGTGGCCGTCACCACCCGGATCGTCCGCGACTGCGGCCTGCGCCCCGGCGACCGGATCGTCGTGACCGGAGCGATCGGCGACCACGGCCTCGCGATCATGGCCGCCCGCCACCAGCTCGGTCTGGAAGGCGACCTCTTCTCCGACGTCGCGCCGATCAACGGCCTGATCCGTGCGGCCCTGGATGCCTGCGGCGCGGGAATCGTCGCGATGAAGGATCCCACCCGCGGCGGGCTCTCCTCGGCCCTTCACGAGATGGCCGGCAAGAGCCGCGTCGGGATTCTCCTCGAGGAGACGAAAGTCCCCGTCCACGACGCCGTCCGCGCCGCCGGCGACCTGCTCGGGATCGACCCGTTGAACGTCGCCAACGAGGGAAAGGCCGTGATCGGCGTCGCCCCCGAGGCCGCCGGCGCGCTCCTCGAAGCCCTGCGCGCGCATCCTCTCGGGCGCGAGGCCGCGATCGTCGGGACCTGTCTCGCCGAACGGCCCGGCTCGATCATCCTCGACACCGGTTTCGGAAGGCGCCTCCTCGCCGAGCCCGAGGGGGAGCCGCTCCCGCGCATATGCTGA
- the hypD gene encoding hydrogenase formation protein HypD, translating to MADPAGAPSAGPPRSSEDARLDAAIRQLKFRDPATARKLSETIARVTKEIGRSPVSVMHVCGSHEQAIAKFGLRATFPRDLNVIMGPGCPVCITDMPEVDEGVALARQGVLIASYGDMLKVRGTVQSLNDAQADGADVAVVYSASQAVDLARSTDREVVFFATGFETTAVATAAVIRGNPPKNFSVLSAHKYIPPVMEIVAEMPENRVEGFLAAGHAATITGWGIFEAFAEKHRLPVVVAGFEPLDILAGLARLVELVRDREPKVVNMFPRCVTKEGNRRAQEELWSVFRPVGGRWRGIAHVPNGNLRLRDEWAHLDARRRFTIDLSSLWDYAPPTLAADCICGNIMSGIASPVNCKLFGKECVPDTPVGACMVSSEGTCKIWHQYGGHPDLGTL from the coding sequence ATGGCTGATCCCGCAGGCGCTCCCTCGGCGGGCCCCCCCCGGTCGTCCGAGGACGCGCGGCTCGACGCCGCGATCCGCCAGCTCAAGTTCCGCGACCCGGCGACGGCGCGGAAGCTCTCGGAGACGATCGCGCGCGTCACGAAGGAGATCGGCCGCTCCCCCGTGTCCGTCATGCACGTCTGCGGCAGCCACGAGCAGGCGATCGCGAAGTTCGGTCTCCGCGCGACGTTCCCGAGGGACTTGAACGTCATCATGGGGCCGGGATGCCCCGTCTGCATCACGGACATGCCGGAAGTCGACGAAGGCGTCGCGCTCGCGCGGCAGGGAGTGCTCATCGCCTCCTACGGCGACATGCTGAAGGTGCGCGGGACGGTCCAGTCCTTGAACGACGCGCAGGCCGACGGCGCCGACGTCGCGGTCGTCTACAGCGCGAGCCAGGCGGTGGATCTCGCCCGCTCGACCGACCGCGAGGTCGTCTTCTTCGCGACCGGCTTCGAGACGACGGCCGTCGCGACCGCCGCCGTCATCCGCGGCAACCCGCCGAAGAACTTCTCCGTGCTCTCGGCGCACAAGTACATCCCGCCGGTCATGGAGATCGTCGCCGAGATGCCGGAAAACCGCGTCGAGGGATTCCTCGCGGCGGGGCACGCGGCGACGATCACCGGCTGGGGGATCTTCGAGGCCTTCGCGGAGAAGCACCGGCTTCCGGTCGTCGTCGCCGGGTTCGAGCCGCTGGACATCCTCGCCGGCCTCGCGCGCCTGGTCGAGCTCGTCCGCGACCGCGAGCCGAAGGTCGTCAACATGTTCCCGCGCTGCGTCACGAAGGAAGGGAACCGGCGCGCGCAGGAGGAGCTCTGGAGCGTGTTCCGCCCCGTCGGCGGGCGGTGGCGCGGCATCGCGCACGTCCCGAACGGGAACCTGCGCCTGCGCGACGAATGGGCGCACCTGGACGCCCGACGGCGCTTCACGATCGACCTCTCCTCGCTCTGGGACTACGCGCCGCCGACGCTCGCGGCCGACTGCATCTGCGGCAACATCATGTCGGGGATCGCTTCGCCCGTTAACTGCAAGCTCTTCGGGAAGGAGTGCGTGCCCGACACGCCCGTCGGCGCGTGCATGGTGTCTTCCGAAGGCACCTGCAAGATCTGGCACCAGTACGGCGGTCATCCCGACCTGGGGACGCTATGA
- a CDS encoding HypC/HybG/HupF family hydrogenase formation chaperone — protein MCLGVPGKVISVDGAFAIVDFWGVRRQVSLDIVDEPVQPGDYILNHVGFAIRRIPQEDIGQTLSLYENLLKEAGADDLMAADVRGEIAGTGSGNG, from the coding sequence ATGTGCCTCGGAGTTCCCGGCAAAGTGATCTCGGTCGACGGGGCGTTTGCGATCGTCGACTTCTGGGGCGTCCGGCGCCAGGTCTCGCTCGACATCGTCGACGAGCCGGTCCAGCCGGGCGACTACATCCTGAACCACGTCGGCTTCGCGATCCGCCGGATCCCGCAGGAGGACATCGGCCAGACGCTGTCGCTCTACGAGAATCTCCTGAAGGAAGCGGGGGCGGACGACCTGATGGCCGCGGACGTGCGCGGCGAGATCGCCGGAACGGGAAGCGGCAATGGCTGA
- the hypF gene encoding carbamoyltransferase HypF, which yields MSESGIRIEIRGTVQGVGFRPWVWRLARENGIAGRVSNDSRGVTIDAFGGESALESFLRGLRVAPPPAAEIRELESRPIPVETVRDFVIVASRATEGLRVSIPPDLATCNDCLREIFDPGNRRFRYAFTNCTHCGPRFTIAREVPYDRPATTMAAFPMCPDCRREYEDPADRRFHAQPNACPACGPKLRLVSHDGGRVRGTDPIDGAVSILRAGGTVAVKGLGGFHLACDARSSEAVERLRRRKRREEKPFAVMVRTLADAESLAVLSDEERALLSSVERPIVLVERRAGARLAPEVSPDNPLVGLILAYTPLHHLLLDAAATPLVMTSGNLSEEPIACGNEEALARLSRIADAFLLHDRDIASRCDDSVARIVGGGPVLLRRSRGWVPRAVPVSVPFPEPVLACGGHLKNTFCIGLGESAYLGPHIGDLENLETLAAFEEAIARMERFLRVEPAIVAHDLHPEYVSTAYARERKGRKIAVQHHHAHVASAMAEHGLDRAIGIAYDGTGYGTDGTAWGGELLVATPAGYDRVATWRPVALAGGEAAIREPWRVALALLEDAFPEGAPIDRLPLFQRLGSRSVDTVRKMLGAKIHTPLARGVGRYFDGFGALFLARPAARHEGQVALAWNFAADPAERRAYPFAIARASTPWELDFRPAVRAAVAEFLAGADASAISGRFHETVASATAALVRHAVEIAKDLPVVATGGCFQNALLAERVAEHVGRLGLRVLLQRRVPPGDGGLALGQAVVAAAQCAKGAAAASGARTVAAPSGARTVAAASGARTLAAASSARTATAPSSANGDALQLVPSGGE from the coding sequence GTGAGCGAGTCCGGAATTCGCATCGAGATCCGGGGAACCGTCCAGGGCGTCGGCTTCCGTCCCTGGGTCTGGAGGCTCGCCCGGGAGAACGGCATCGCGGGGCGCGTCTCCAACGATTCGCGCGGCGTGACGATCGACGCCTTCGGAGGCGAGTCGGCGCTCGAGAGCTTCCTGCGCGGGCTGCGCGTCGCGCCGCCCCCGGCCGCCGAGATCCGCGAGCTCGAATCGCGGCCGATCCCGGTCGAGACGGTCCGGGACTTCGTCATCGTCGCGAGCCGCGCGACGGAAGGGCTCCGCGTCTCGATTCCGCCGGACCTCGCGACCTGCAACGACTGCCTCCGGGAGATCTTCGATCCGGGCAACCGCCGCTTTCGGTATGCGTTCACGAACTGCACCCACTGCGGGCCGCGCTTCACGATCGCGCGCGAAGTTCCCTACGACCGGCCCGCCACGACGATGGCCGCGTTCCCGATGTGCCCGGACTGCCGGCGCGAATACGAGGACCCCGCGGACCGCCGCTTTCACGCGCAGCCCAACGCCTGTCCCGCCTGCGGGCCGAAGCTCCGGCTCGTCTCTCACGACGGAGGCCGCGTTCGCGGGACGGACCCGATCGACGGCGCGGTCTCGATCCTGCGCGCCGGCGGCACCGTCGCCGTCAAAGGCCTCGGAGGGTTCCACCTCGCATGCGACGCGCGGTCCTCCGAAGCGGTCGAGCGCCTGCGCCGCCGCAAACGCCGCGAGGAGAAGCCGTTCGCGGTGATGGTGCGGACGCTTGCCGACGCCGAGTCGCTCGCGGTCCTCTCCGACGAAGAACGGGCGCTCCTTTCCTCGGTCGAGCGGCCGATCGTCCTCGTCGAGCGGCGCGCGGGCGCGCGGCTCGCGCCCGAGGTCTCGCCCGACAATCCGCTCGTCGGCCTGATCCTCGCGTACACGCCGCTCCACCATCTGCTCCTCGACGCCGCCGCCACCCCGCTCGTGATGACGTCGGGAAACCTGTCGGAGGAGCCGATCGCGTGCGGAAACGAGGAGGCGCTCGCGCGTCTCTCGCGCATCGCCGACGCGTTCCTCCTCCACGACCGCGACATCGCCTCCCGATGCGACGACTCGGTCGCGCGCATCGTCGGCGGCGGCCCCGTGCTGCTGCGCCGGTCGCGCGGATGGGTCCCGCGCGCGGTTCCCGTTTCCGTCCCCTTCCCCGAGCCGGTGCTCGCCTGCGGCGGGCACCTCAAGAACACGTTCTGCATCGGCCTCGGCGAATCGGCGTATCTGGGCCCTCACATCGGCGACCTCGAGAACCTGGAGACGCTCGCCGCGTTCGAGGAGGCGATCGCTCGCATGGAGCGATTCCTTCGCGTCGAGCCGGCGATCGTCGCGCACGACCTTCATCCGGAATACGTCTCGACGGCGTACGCGCGGGAGCGGAAGGGGCGAAAGATCGCCGTCCAGCACCACCACGCGCACGTCGCGAGCGCGATGGCCGAGCACGGCCTCGATCGCGCGATCGGAATCGCGTACGACGGAACGGGCTACGGGACCGACGGAACCGCCTGGGGCGGCGAGCTGCTCGTCGCGACCCCCGCCGGCTACGACCGCGTCGCGACGTGGCGCCCCGTCGCGCTCGCCGGGGGCGAGGCGGCGATCCGCGAGCCCTGGCGGGTCGCGCTCGCGCTGCTCGAGGACGCCTTCCCGGAGGGCGCGCCGATCGACCGTCTTCCGCTCTTCCAGCGCCTCGGCTCGCGCTCGGTCGACACGGTCCGGAAGATGCTCGGCGCGAAGATCCACACGCCGCTCGCGCGGGGCGTCGGAAGGTATTTCGACGGGTTCGGCGCGCTCTTCCTGGCCCGTCCGGCCGCGCGGCACGAGGGACAGGTCGCGCTCGCGTGGAACTTCGCCGCCGACCCGGCCGAGAGACGCGCTTATCCGTTCGCCATCGCCCGCGCCTCGACGCCGTGGGAGCTCGACTTCCGACCGGCCGTCCGTGCGGCGGTCGCGGAATTCCTCGCGGGCGCGGATGCTTCGGCGATCTCCGGACGCTTCCACGAGACGGTCGCCTCCGCGACCGCGGCGCTCGTTCGTCACGCCGTCGAGATCGCGAAGGACCTTCCGGTCGTCGCGACCGGAGGATGCTTCCAGAACGCGCTGCTCGCCGAGCGAGTCGCCGAGCACGTCGGCCGCCTCGGGCTCCGCGTCCTTCTCCAGCGCCGCGTGCCGCCGGGCGACGGCGGTCTCGCGCTCGGCCAGGCCGTCGTGGCGGCGGCCCAGTGCGCGAAAGGCGCGGCCGCCGCAAGCGGCGCAAGAACAGTCGCCGCGCCAAGCGGCGCAAGAACAGTCGCCGCCGCAAGCGGCGCAAGAACACTCGCCGCGGCAAGCAGCGCAAGAACAGCCACCGCGCCAAGCAGCGCGAATGGAGATGCTCTCCAGCTCGTTCCCTCGGGAGGTGAATGA
- a CDS encoding Rieske (2Fe-2S) protein, which produces MKDGGRAARGTPIDRPGGLGRREVLGAAAALIAAGLLPAGCTRGAAALLESGQVSVPSGDLAGGRRVTITVRNNPVEVFRDASGVTARLLRCTHSGCVVKWKPESRTYSCPCHDGHFDEDGKVLAGPPPGPLRGVPVRVQPDRIIVG; this is translated from the coding sequence ATGAAGGACGGCGGCCGCGCCGCCCGGGGCACACCCATCGACCGCCCGGGAGGCCTGGGCCGCCGCGAGGTCCTCGGCGCGGCGGCCGCCCTGATCGCGGCCGGGCTCCTCCCGGCCGGATGCACGCGGGGCGCGGCGGCGCTGCTCGAGTCCGGGCAAGTGTCGGTCCCGTCGGGCGATCTCGCCGGCGGGCGGCGCGTCACGATCACGGTCCGGAACAACCCGGTCGAGGTCTTCCGCGACGCGAGCGGCGTGACCGCGCGGCTCCTGCGCTGCACACACTCGGGATGCGTCGTGAAGTGGAAGCCGGAATCGCGGACGTACTCATGCCCCTGCCACGACGGCCATTTCGACGAGGACGGGAAGGTTCTGGCCGGGCCGCCCCCCGGTCCGCTTCGCGGGGTGCCGGTCAGGGTTCAACCCGATCGCATCATCGTCGGCTGA
- the hypB gene encoding hydrogenase nickel incorporation protein HypB: MTEIDVRQKVLAANAAAAAGLRSAFRDTGTLVVNLISSPGSGKTTLLEATAGALRGRFRLGALDGDIATERDAERLRRQGIPARQILTGGACHLDARQIEKALSDEDGRLSALDILFIENVGNLICPTSYDLGEDFKVALLSVAEGDDKPFKYPAIFARAAVTVVTKADLLAHVDFDLDAVRSQVAALNPSGKLLVTSSRTGAGLEAWYALLANALADKRAAQVLALR, encoded by the coding sequence ATGACCGAGATCGACGTCCGCCAGAAGGTGCTCGCCGCCAACGCGGCGGCCGCCGCGGGACTGCGCAGCGCGTTCCGCGATACCGGCACGCTCGTCGTCAACCTGATCTCCTCTCCCGGGTCGGGCAAGACGACGCTTCTCGAGGCGACGGCGGGCGCGCTCCGCGGCCGCTTCCGCCTCGGAGCGCTCGACGGCGACATCGCGACGGAACGCGATGCGGAGCGTCTGCGCCGGCAGGGCATCCCCGCCCGGCAGATCCTGACGGGCGGCGCCTGCCACCTCGACGCGCGCCAGATCGAGAAGGCGCTCTCGGACGAAGACGGGCGGCTTTCGGCGCTCGACATCCTCTTCATCGAGAACGTCGGGAACCTGATCTGCCCGACGTCCTACGACCTCGGCGAGGACTTCAAGGTCGCGCTCCTTTCCGTCGCCGAGGGAGACGACAAGCCGTTCAAGTACCCCGCGATCTTCGCGCGCGCGGCGGTCACGGTCGTCACGAAGGCCGACCTCCTCGCGCACGTCGATTTCGACCTCGACGCCGTCCGCAGCCAGGTAGCCGCATTGAATCCCTCCGGGAAGCTCCTCGTCACGTCCTCGCGGACGGGCGCGGGCCTGGAAGCGTGGTACGCGCTCCTGGCCAACGCGCTCGCCGACAAGCGCGCCGCGCAAGTTCTCGCTTTGCGATGA
- a CDS encoding hydrogenase maturation nickel metallochaperone HypA, with translation MHETGLAIEAHKIARAAADARRGGAIESVTLVVGELSAVEPELLAFAWEAVVSGTPDAGARLVVEWRRASQHCAACGDIAERAAGSWLRLCPRCGGPLAVTGGDELDVRSVVFCEGGDA, from the coding sequence ATGCACGAGACCGGCCTCGCCATCGAGGCCCACAAGATCGCCCGCGCCGCGGCGGACGCCCGGCGAGGCGGCGCAATCGAATCGGTCACGCTCGTCGTCGGAGAGCTCTCGGCGGTCGAGCCGGAGCTCCTCGCGTTCGCGTGGGAGGCGGTCGTCTCCGGAACCCCGGACGCCGGCGCGCGCCTCGTCGTCGAGTGGCGGCGGGCGTCGCAGCATTGCGCCGCGTGCGGCGACATCGCCGAGCGCGCCGCCGGGAGCTGGCTGCGCCTCTGCCCGCGCTGCGGCGGTCCGCTCGCGGTGACGGGAGGCGACGAGCTCGACGTGCGGAGCGTCGTGTTTTGCGAAGGAGGAGACGCATGA